The genomic segment GCCTTTAAATACGGAAATGTAGTTTGGCTCTCTGCCCCAGGGTTTAAAGTCAATACAGGTCTTGAGTCTGTATTGCTCCAGTGCTTTCAGTATCACACCTTTGGCATTgatttctatataaaaaaaaaaaaaaaaaaaaaaaaaaaaaaacatatattaagtTAGAATTAAAATGTCAGATTCAGGTCAAaacataaaatcaattaaatcaattattattatatattcacAGACCAAGGCTGCTGTCTAAGAGATATGGCACAGTGGTCGGCCAGTGATACTGTTCACCCAGAATAGAGTTTCTCTCTTCTTCCTGTTGAATATAAACCAAACatggatttatttaattttattttatattttattttattttattgatttagttGATTTTGTCTGAAGGTTGAGAATGTCCTAAACATAcatgcagtatatattttattatgtatcaGGCTCAGAGATTCAGGCCCTATTTGTGGAAAGTTGCATGagaatttgttaaatgtaaaccACTGAAAAACACTGACGTCCTTCATCAGAATGTCCCCTTCCACCAGATGAAGTCCTGCCTCTGTTGAACAAAACAGCAGttaaagaaaaatagaaattctGCTACAGATTTAAGACGTGATATGAATGTTTCAACAAACCTTCATTAACATCAAATATATCCTGGTCTTTTCCATTATCCACATCAATCTCTGTATTGCCtaccaaaaaaaagttacattcagAGCATagtatataaaatcattaaaaaacgATTGTGATTATTGAATACAttgttttattgaaattatGTGATTGTTTCACTTACCTGTGAGTGAAGATGTTGGCtttgaaagaaaacatttgaGTCGTAAGTGTCAAAGGTGCCCATTTACATCAACAAACTATTACAGTGCAACCATTCATATTGTATAACCTGCTATTATGAAATAAccaagaaacaataaaaatttcatttataaaacttATTCAGTCTTGATCAaagtcattacattttaatataacagcTGTGTTAGttttgctctaaaatatgatcatttgcttttgtttagcACAATATTAACCAACGCATGATTCCAAACCTCTGAATTTTACACTTACCAAACACAGCGCTGTGATCTCAAACACTCTGAGCAGTTCTCTTCAAAACATCAGTGCATTGTGTGTTAACCAGTTTATAGAACAAAAGAGCTTAGTCTGCAATTGATAAGAGCCTGTACCTGATAGGATATGATTTATTACAGTAATAGTCACCGAGATATTTTATAGTTGATAAAAGCAGTTATTGATAATGACTTGGCTAAGACTTAAAAGgagtttaaaggaacagtttacctaaaagtgaaaatttgcttaagattttgtttcttcatctaaacatttggagaaatttagcattacatcacttgctcaccaatggattctctgcagtgaatgggtgccatcagagtgagagtccaaacagctgataaccCATGAAACagtatttgtttagaactgttctggactgttttcaactgtttgatctttgcatttTCTCACCCAGATTCAGATGAGACGACCTTTTCACTAGAGAAAGCAATGTTATGGATTGATTATACAtacgttattttaaacagatgcaatggttttaagttaaaagtgtcttgatggatttgtttcttacagacacacagcttttcacacaagatgatgtttttatcagctgtttggactctcattctgacagaacccattcactgcagaggatccactggtgagcatgtgatgcaatgctaaatttctccaaatctgttctgatgaagaacaaaactcatctacatcttgtatgggtaaattttcattatattttgatttttttgggtttctttattttcacagattttctGTATCTATATAAATTCAGCATGCTTTTTGTTTcaaagacatttgtcattatttttctttcataagGTTGATGCTACAGTAAAATTGAGTGTTTGAAGTGGCAGGTGAGAGCTGACTTTGTCTGCAGGAAGCATTCTCGCATCTCTAAAGATGTTGATGTGGAAATGAGCCAAGAAGGAGAAGACTCTGATCCTTACAATTTCACAGAAGATGACAACAGGAGGTCAACTCATTCACTTTAACTTCTCAGTGAGCTATGCTTAATCAATGCAGGTTTTGTCCACTGCTGTCTTAAACTCAGTTTAACCAGTATAGTAGTTTTATTTCTCTACattgatattttgaatatatgaaGTGCCATTATAATATGAATGTTATCTTAAATGTGGTGTTGGTGTTGTTGTTGACAGTTCAGCCAAGTCAGAAGAGCAGACTAGTATCTCAGAGAAGCAGACAGGAAGAAGGCTGACATCAGCCAGGACCGGTACAACCTGGCTCTTACTGccaatattgtgaatttttctGCACTATTCCTCTACTACTTGTGCTACAATGATGGactggtgtaaaaaaaaattctgtcatgttcCTGAACAACAACCAGAACAAGGTTAACCTTCTGCTGGAGCGCACGCAGGATGACAACCAGGTCATGGGCTCAGAGAATGTAGTCTTTCTTAATCTATATGAGTGCCAATTGAAAGCTGCATCTTTTGCAATTCAGGACTGTTAACtacattacaattatttataatatgccAGCACTTTGTTACAGACAAACCACTATTAAACTGTGAGCATTAATAGTTGAGtacttattttgattaagtgctttattatttttttttttccttttattttgcatttacatttattcattgaGCAGATgctttatccaaagtgacttacacaTGAGGAATACAAGAAGCAATTCATCACAAGAGGCAATGCTAGTCATATGTTTCTTGAGAATAGCACAGTAGTTTTatcagcttttttgttttttttttttttttttttttttttttttttggaccagAGAAATTTTTAAAGGCAAGTTATGATTCAGTAGCTCAAGCTCAGTAATGAAGACACAATCTGGCAAATTCTGGAATGATTGAGGCTTCATGATGCTCCTGCATGATGACATGGGGATCTTTTAGTCCACTGTCCTTTTAAATGGACATTTGGGGTTCTGTAAGAGAGCATTCAGTTTGATAAGAGTTACTGTACATGCATTTACActttataatttacaattattaaatatggGAGGAGAAAACTGGTATATGGATACATACACATCTGTCTCTTTGGCTCCTCCTCCGCATCATGGTCATCAGTCTCTAATTGCAAGTCTCTGATTCTGACTCCAAAAGTCTAGTCACATCTATTCATGAAGTTAAAAGTTAAGAATTTTGGCATATTTCATAAGAATTTCACTGGTATGGAATAAAAACATGCTGCTCACAAACCTTCAAGGGAAAAGAGGAAAATGGCATCATTTCCTTTGATGAAGCTTTGACTCTTCAGACGATCATGTGTGATGTAACTTATGGTACTGTCACCTGGTCCCCGGTAGTATTTAGTGCCATTTGAGTCAGTGACTAGACTGCCTACTTTTTGTGGGTTGTCCCAGAAATACTTAACATTACCCTTGGCTGCACAAAGAGAGAAGATActgtttataaaacatattttattgacttttattaattatttattgttttaatgatgtaaCTAAGTATCTGTACTTAGCACATCAGCATTAATGgctcataaaaatgcttaatatctgtaagtttgtatcttacAGTCAGTGAAGTTCATGGTTGGATCTGTTGTGATCATCCTAATGTTGTTCATGCGGTGTTGGATGTCTGGATTCTGGTCCATCAGCTCCATGGATGCCTGTCGCCATGGACACGGCCATTGGAGTTTGTCATCATAGGGTCCAGAGGTCAAGTGGAAGTAGATTGCCATTTTATTTGGGCTGTCTGTCTTACCATTAATGTACAAACCAATCTGAAATGAGTAACCATCTGGGGACAGGTAGCGGGGGCTGTAGGTTTTGGAACCGGTCGGGGTTGTAGCCAGAAGACTGGTAAAATTACGAATGCGCCAAGTGTATTGAGGACACTTGGTCTCTGAGAGGTTGACATCATCCAGAGAAAGACCACCCTTTGATGGTTTTCTTCCTTTAACTCCTTCAAACACCACTCTGAATTTATTAGAGACATTTAGCGTAACATGGTATAGTTCCCAGGAGCCTTGGTGTCCACCTAAACAGTGCAAGTAAAAGTTATCCATAGCCTAAGAATTTATCTATcagtgttttaaacattaatatttattaccaCTGATCTTCTGAATGAGTCTCAGGGCTCCTTTGGGGTTTTTAGTGGTGTATTCACGCACCCAGATGTTTAGCTGATCATCGGCACCCCCACTGTTGTAGTGATAGAACTGCAGGCATTGGGAGCGTCTTTTGGGGTAAAAGAGGCGACTTTCCAGGTAAGCCTTGCCACCTTGGGTACCTGTGGCTGTGCTGAAATGCATGAAGAACCCAGCACCTGGAGACGTATAAACTTTATTAGATGATGTCTTATAGCAGGACAAGATTTTAAGCCAGTTTCTTACAGTATCAGTAAAATTCACTTTGACCAAAATCTAATAAAGAGTTTAAAGATCATTTTGTATGTCTTATAGCAGTCCTTGAcaagaaattaaacaaaaggCCAAAAGAATATTTCCTTACAGtatcagtaaaatgtttttatcatgaaAACCAAAATGCCACCATAACATCATAAAAGAGTTATCAGCAATGCAGGTTTATGGGCTATAAATTATTCAACTTTTTACACGGTGGTGGTATAacagaaattaaacaaaattaaacaaatagaCTTCTAGTCTTCCAAATGACACCATCCCATTTCAGAGAGTCTATGTATGATGCAGTAAGACCTATAATTATCATAtaataatgtatgtttataacACTTTCTGTTAAATTACCTtggcaaataaatacaaataatggtCAATTCTGTGATTTACGAGAGAGTTTCTAATATAGCTGCTGAGAGAGTGACTGTAAGTTTGACATATCTCTTTATACTTCTCTCTCtatattttgattcatgttgtaaagacatgaaaacaccctggctcctttttttttttggcttccCTCCATTTTGCAAACCCAGGATTTCTATGTTCATGTATTTGGTTGACAATACTGCTTTATTTGAATCAATCCTTGTCCCTTAATTTAAGTTCCTGTCTGTTATTTGTTTGCTCATTGCCTACTGTATATTGGTAATGGCCTTACCACCTTACTATCCCATGAGCCCACAGAAGAAAATTTGTAAATGGCATTGAAGCAACAGTGACAAATATCTGGACTCTGGATGCATCACAACCAAAGATATTTGCGTTTATATGGATTTTGGGCCAATGAGATTTCACAATGGGCGGGGCTACTGAGCATGATggtatataaatgaaaacagttgtgaaatTCTCTTAACTCACTTGCATGAAGTTTTATTGTTAGTGGTCATGTGGCTCAAAATGGCTCATTGTAAATGAATGCATTTGGGTTGGGTTGAACCCTGCTTTTGTGGTTAGGGGTGTTCATACCTTGACATCGACCCAGGTTGGTGTAGTCTGTCTGTGGACCACCCTTTACTCTTTGTACACGAGCCCACTTGGCATTTCCACATTTACCCTGGATCATACCACAGATATTTGGCTCCTCAAAGTGGCAAGAGTCCAGAAAAGTTAAGGCTGAAGCTGGaagaattatgaaaaatgtttagGACAAGATGAGTGAGAGAAGCCAAGTAGTTGACTTTTGTAGTTGTAGTCTTTATCTTATCAGTCAAATTAATgtcaatacatttataaatatgattatTGAGTCAAGTTCAACAAGTCTTCCACAGAGAGTGCTTAATCATAAACTTACTACAATTGTATAGCCGGTTCAGCTTAAGGAGGTCACTGTCACTAAACTCCAAGCGTTGACCAATCACATCCAAGAATTCTGGTGTCTTGGTAACGATGGTTGGCTCACCGGTTTTGCTAAAGGCAGTCTTCCTATAGTGCATGACTGAACTGTAATCATAGGGCAGGCCAAAAGAGCTTGACACTGTATCATTGTGTAAAATGAAGTTGTTCTTGTCACCTTTGTGAGAAACAAACCGTGAAACAGTTAATGAACAAAtgtgtttgcatttaatatcagtatatatatatacaaaagaTTTTAGGAGTTTGGTAAGACAGAATGATGTTATTTTTGAGGCATGTTTTTAAGAATTCAGTAATTACCCGCTTTAATCTGGTTCCACACTATGGTGACGTAGTCGTCTCTGTCAAATCTGGACTGCTCGTGCCAAAAACCCAGCGCATGCAGAAACTCATGCTCCACAATTCCTAAATGGTCACAGTTTTTACCAATTGACAACTTCTGTTTCCCCATGTGATGATTCCCCACATATGAGTAACAGCTGatggaaaagaaaaacatcaccTTTTCATCACCCTGAAATTCcctttgttaaaatgtaaaccTTTTAGATACAGTcagtaaaatgcaataaaagtcCCAATGTTTGCACATGCCTGAAAAGGTCTAACATGTTTATTTgcctaaaaatattatttaatacatttaaacaattaaagatCCACTGATGTGTCTTGAAGTGCCACACTTCCTCATCACATCCTCAGCATCATTATAATTGCTGTTTTGCTTTAGTAACAGTTTCATATTGAATCTAAAGGGGTAATCAATTAGACTGTGGCTGTCATTCGCTGCTGTCAAATGCGTCTTTACTGAGCTCAACAGCTCTGGCCCAAGCCATGCTATATATAAAACACTActggctattttaaaaaggtCTAGGGCTTCTCGATGTGTCCCACCCTGTtatcctgtttcagttgaaatgacATCAACACctagaataatatttacacttTCTGAACCGAACTAGCTGGTCACGACTGTTTTCCATTTcgtcgtttgaaccacattagttaaTGACGTCACAAGCTGTGGTGGAGTGATAACTTCTGCTATTTAACTGCTTAGAAATCtctaatatgtatgtatgtatgtatatattgaacatggcacctgatgactaatttactatttttgttcCCTGTCATTTCGCTTTATGTTTCGCTTTATTatttgtactgcatgttagcttgcttattgtgtccaaaagcataatttcttgagcccatatgtcttactaacaagaaaatatgcttctaaccacaggttgagagctgtagttccaacaaCGCAAGTTTGCGACGCTGTTTGTGAAGTTCGTTTTAACTATGGTTTCAGGAAATACCGAATTGTTGAGCTGTGTTGGTAATGATGGAACTTGTGTCCATAGTTGCcaaacaatgcttttgggaaatgcacccctgCTCGCACACAAATCGGGGCCACCCTGATCATAGCAAACATGTTTTATAGCCATCGGAATGACGACAGCTATATGAAGTAGCCTACTTTACGGCAGctgttgaaaaacaaaaacaagtgtgtttcccaaaagcattgttagccAACTATTGTCACGGgtgcggagcaaagcgacagacacagtgggcgtgacgtcaggcctcggagaggcttttattaaacaataaacagaaagtgtccaaaaagggtaaaaaagtgtccaaaataaaagggggatctggtgtccttgGCGTGAACGAATCCGTGAAGAaggggcagtgttcagaagggaagggtccaggtaaggggcggagtccggtgGCCGCACTTGCTCCCCGCCGGGgtccgccagacctggatgtttcagcgcccctcctcctcccacacgcccactcccgtcgggagcctggtgaagggcggcgattaccgacggggtgaagCTGACAGTTAGGGGGGAGGCAGCTGACTCGTCACACTATGTTCGCAAGTTCTGTCGTTACTGTCAGCGattctgtgttttccaaaaccatagttcaaacggACATTTAGAGACAGCGTGGCAAACTTAtgtggaactacagctctcgacctgtggttaagcgtagtttcttgttagtaagacatggGCTTAAATAATTTCTGCTCTTGGacacaataagcaagctaacatgcagtacaatcttTATCTTTCAttcaatctaaataaaaaatccattttatctatttaatttTGCACATCCTCTATAAGTGCCGTTTTTTAATAGCGCATGTGCATAAATGCCTAAGGGAACCCCAGAGTATGACATAAGAGGGAACCTgcaatgaatcaaacatcaaataaagagaacaaaatgaaattaattatcAGGTGCCATGTGCAATTCAGCAGCAGGATCTCTAATCATTTAAATAGCATTAGTTATTACTCCACCATATGCATGTGATGTCATTAACATTTTGGCCCTATATTGATCAACTAAAGTGCTCCAAAGGATGGAGGTGTGACCATGTTTAGGAAACAGTTGTGATACAACAATGTATCACAACTGTAAGGTCGAAAGAGAAGTACTGGGTTGGAATTGCCATAGTTTTTAACATACCGGGTGAGTGTAGAAAGATACTACGCT from the Labeo rohita strain BAU-BD-2019 unplaced genomic scaffold, IGBB_LRoh.1.0 scaffold_114, whole genome shotgun sequence genome contains:
- the LOC127157649 gene encoding meprin A subunit beta isoform X14, giving the protein MLCMIVLAKINPVFYILRYSHNKSWKHFSITRRTAQTGVLMAFFHILLILCVCTTALCLPISSLTGNTKIDVDDGKDQDIFDINREAGLHLVEGDILIQEGEDRNTILDEKYRWPTTVPYVLDRSLEINAKGVILRAFEQFRLKTCIDFKPWCREPNYIFIFKDRGCYSYVGNHHMGKQKLSIGKNCDHLGIVEHEFLHALGFWHEQSRFDRDDYVTIVWNQIKAGDKNNFILHNDTVSSSFGLPYDYSSVMHYRKTAFSKTGEPTIVTKTPEFLDVIGQRLEFSDSDLLKLNRLYNCTSALTFLDSCHFEEPNICGMIQGKCGNAKWARVQRVKGGPQTDYTNLGRCQGAGFFMHFSTATGTQGGKAYLESRLFYPKRRSQCLQFYHYNSGGADDQLNIWVREYTTKNPKGALRLIQKISGGHQGSWELYHVTLNVSNKFRVVFEGVKGRKPSKGGLSLDDVNLSETKCPQYTWRIRNFTSLLATTPTGSKTYSPRYLSPDGYSFQIGLYINGKTDSPNKMAIYFHLTSGPYDDKLQWPCPWRQASMELMDQNPDIQHRMNNIRMITTDPTMNFTDSKGNVKYFWDNPQKVGSLVTDSNGTKYYRGPGDSTISYITHDRLKSQSFIKGNDAIFLFSLEDVTRLLESESETCN
- the LOC127157649 gene encoding meprin A subunit beta isoform X13, translating into MLCMIVLAKINPVFYILRYSHNKSWKHFSITRRTAQTGVLMAFFHILLILCVCTTALCLPISSLTGNTKIDVDDGKDQDIFDINREAGLHLVEGDILIQEGEDRNTILDEKYHWPTAVPYVLDRSLEINAKGVILRAFEQFRLKTCIDFKPWCREPNYIFIFKDRGCYSYVGNHHMGKQKLSIGKNCDHLGIVEHEFLHALGFWHEQSRFDRDDYVTIVWNQIKAGDKNNFILHNDTVSSSFGLPYDYSSVMHYRKTAFSKTGEPTIVTKTPEFLDVIGQRLEFSDSDLLKLNRLYNCTSALTFLDSCHFEEPNICGMIQGKCGNAKWARVQRVKGGPQTDYTNLGRCQGAGFFMHFSTATGTQGGKAYLESRLFYPKRRSQCLQFYHYNSGGADDQLNIWVREYTTKNPKGALRLIQKISGGHQGSWELYHVTLNVSNKFRVVFEGVKGRKPSKGGLSLDDVNLSETKCPQYTWRIRNFTSLLATTPTGSKTYSPRYLSPDGYSFQIGLYINGKTDSPNKMAIYFHLTSGPYDDKLQWPCPWRQASMELMDQNPDIQHRMNNIRMITTDPTMNFTDSKGNVKYFWDNPQKVGSLVTDSNGTKYYRGPGDSTISYITHDRLKSQSFIKGNDAIFLFSLEDVTRLLESESETCN